A window from Candidatus Nitrospira neomarina encodes these proteins:
- a CDS encoding 2-hydroxyacid dehydrogenase → MALPIVVVTRRLPQQAWEVLGAQADLVCWEHDCPVDRKWLLDHLPEAEGLYCLLTDRIDREVLQVGKRLRVISTMAVGYDHIDVAECTIHGIPVGHTPGILTETTADLAFALLLSAARRIVEGVEYVRQGQWTTWSPDLLLGQDVHGATLGIVGFGRIGQAMARRAKGFQMDVLVVPSPKGVSGSPQSSVSVEPGTQPIAKPKIHRKGSFEGTSQGEPGGSSFHEVDLHEALTLADFVSLHVPLTPHTHHLIGEAEFRAMKPSSILINTARGSVVDPEALYHALVHGHIGGAALDVTDPEPIPVTHPLLTLPNCLVIPHLGSASVATRTRMACMAAENIVAGLRGDALPHCVNPEVYRVSRSSGTRMG, encoded by the coding sequence ATGGCCCTTCCGATAGTTGTTGTCACGCGACGTCTCCCACAACAGGCTTGGGAGGTATTAGGGGCACAGGCCGATCTAGTGTGCTGGGAGCACGATTGCCCCGTTGACCGGAAATGGTTGTTGGATCATCTTCCTGAGGCAGAGGGGCTGTATTGCCTGTTAACGGACCGGATTGATCGGGAGGTGCTTCAGGTTGGAAAACGGCTTCGGGTGATCAGCACCATGGCCGTCGGATATGATCATATTGACGTTGCAGAATGTACGATTCATGGCATTCCGGTTGGACACACGCCAGGGATTTTAACTGAAACAACCGCGGATTTAGCTTTTGCCTTGCTCCTTTCTGCAGCCAGACGAATTGTCGAAGGGGTTGAATATGTGCGACAGGGACAGTGGACAACCTGGAGCCCCGATCTTTTGCTGGGACAGGATGTGCATGGTGCGACATTAGGCATTGTGGGATTTGGCAGGATCGGGCAGGCCATGGCCAGGCGCGCGAAAGGATTCCAAATGGATGTGCTAGTGGTGCCGTCACCGAAGGGTGTGAGTGGATCACCGCAGTCTTCGGTCTCAGTAGAGCCGGGCACTCAGCCAATTGCGAAACCAAAAATACACCGGAAGGGCTCTTTTGAAGGGACCAGTCAGGGCGAACCGGGAGGGTCGTCATTCCATGAGGTTGATTTGCATGAAGCATTGACCCTGGCGGATTTTGTGAGTCTGCATGTCCCCCTGACTCCTCACACGCATCATTTGATTGGGGAAGCCGAATTTCGAGCCATGAAGCCTTCAAGTATTCTAATCAATACGGCTCGTGGGAGCGTAGTTGATCCAGAGGCCCTGTATCACGCCTTAGTGCATGGCCATATTGGTGGGGCAGCCTTGGATGTAACGGATCCGGAGCCCATTCCTGTGACACACCCGCTCCTTACGCTTCCCAACTGTCTGGTTATCCCACACTTGGGGAGTGCGTCTGTGGCGACAAGGACCAGAATGGCCTGCATGGCCGCGGAGAATATCGTTGCCGGGTTACGCGGGGACGCGCTGCCACACTGTGTCAATCCTGAAGTCTATCGCGTGTCACGCAGTTCCGGGACCCGTATGGGATGA
- a CDS encoding HesB/IscA family protein encodes MIHITPPAVEKLKALIEEHPEDPIVRLAVRDRDDKVLVFSITLEDAVTQEDSVLDIEGLIIAIDGSCAQRLEGVTVDYEEVAGFSFHHPEPPDPYKLNLILPE; translated from the coding sequence ATGATCCACATCACACCACCGGCCGTGGAAAAATTGAAAGCCTTGATCGAAGAGCACCCCGAGGATCCCATCGTGCGTTTAGCCGTTCGGGACCGGGATGACAAAGTCCTTGTTTTTTCCATTACTCTTGAAGATGCCGTGACACAGGAGGATTCGGTCTTAGATATTGAAGGGCTCATCATTGCCATAGACGGCTCCTGTGCACAACGTCTGGAGGGCGTCACGGTTGATTATGAGGAGGTTGCTGGATTCAGCTTCCACCACCCCGAACCCCCCGATCCTTATAAATTAAACCTGATCCTACCGGAATGA
- a CDS encoding THUMP domain-containing class I SAM-dependent RNA methyltransferase, with product MMEIFFATCPRGLEDVLSQELQELGGQEIRSTPGGVECQGVFPLCYRLNLESRIASRILWRVGQGWYRDEEDLYRLASSLPWPEYFTVDCHIKVRLIAQHSPLKSLEFATLRVKDAICDRFVRATQARPEVSKRQPDIQIVVFVDAEHVLWYIDTSGDPLFKRGWRKVAGEAPIRENLAAGILRLSGWTGEQVLLDPMCGAGTFLIEAALMAKGIAPGRGREFAFRHLKNFDSTTWDYVRQESIKPILPGPSLSIFGYDEDANALAMAKRNLEGVGLEDIQLDQVDVLDVMPPGSKGFLITNPPYGVRMGDRSELEEWYPKFGNLLKQQFSGWGVYVLTADSRLPKLIHLAPSRKIPLFNGPLESRLYEFQMVAGSNRKPARQARQQAVNKSGLR from the coding sequence ATGATGGAAATATTTTTTGCAACCTGTCCTCGTGGCTTAGAAGACGTTCTGAGCCAAGAACTTCAAGAGTTAGGGGGGCAGGAGATTCGATCGACTCCTGGCGGCGTTGAATGCCAGGGCGTTTTCCCTCTCTGCTACCGGCTCAACTTAGAAAGTCGGATTGCCAGCCGTATTTTGTGGCGGGTGGGGCAGGGGTGGTATCGGGATGAAGAGGACCTGTATCGCCTCGCCTCAAGTCTTCCCTGGCCGGAATATTTTACCGTGGATTGTCACATCAAAGTTCGGCTCATTGCTCAACATTCTCCACTGAAGAGTCTGGAGTTTGCGACACTGCGAGTGAAGGATGCCATTTGTGACCGATTTGTCCGGGCGACACAGGCGCGCCCCGAGGTAAGTAAACGACAACCCGATATTCAAATTGTGGTTTTTGTCGATGCAGAGCATGTGCTGTGGTATATCGACACCTCAGGAGATCCGCTGTTTAAGCGTGGATGGCGGAAGGTGGCGGGGGAAGCGCCGATACGGGAAAATTTGGCGGCAGGCATCCTCAGGCTTTCAGGTTGGACCGGTGAGCAAGTTTTACTTGATCCGATGTGTGGCGCCGGCACCTTTTTAATTGAGGCGGCCTTGATGGCCAAAGGGATTGCCCCAGGCCGTGGGCGGGAATTCGCCTTTCGGCACCTAAAGAATTTTGATTCCACGACCTGGGATTATGTACGCCAAGAGTCGATCAAACCGATCCTCCCCGGTCCGAGTCTTTCAATTTTTGGGTATGATGAGGATGCCAATGCCTTGGCCATGGCCAAAAGAAATCTTGAAGGCGTGGGGCTTGAGGATATTCAATTAGATCAGGTGGATGTATTGGATGTGATGCCTCCTGGATCGAAGGGTTTTTTGATTACCAATCCTCCTTATGGAGTGAGAATGGGAGACCGGTCGGAGCTGGAGGAGTGGTATCCGAAATTTGGGAATCTATTGAAACAGCAGTTTTCGGGGTGGGGGGTCTATGTGCTCACAGCCGATTCGCGTCTTCCTAAACTGATTCATTTGGCGCCCTCACGCAAAATCCCTCTGTTCAATGGTCCGTTGGAATCGAGGCTGTATGAATTTCAGATGGTGGCCGGAAGTAACCGGAAACCGGCAAGGCAGGCCAGGCAACAGGCAGTGAACAAATCAGGCCTTAGATGA
- a CDS encoding response regulator — translation MRGAVKNTFKILTIEDDIAQTEALKEALTVAQIICVEIFEAEDGEQGTAFLNQEYPFVDAPQPDLIFLSNHLPDMSGEEIIKGLQRDRRLQIIPVALFSEETPRPSKNFSFPPNCHLFKRPKTCDEWIYVLRCIEDVWVSLLNMAGKPLI, via the coding sequence ATGCGCGGAGCCGTCAAAAACACATTTAAGATCCTGACCATCGAGGATGATATCGCTCAGACAGAAGCCCTCAAAGAGGCACTGACGGTGGCCCAAATCATCTGCGTGGAGATTTTTGAGGCGGAAGACGGCGAACAGGGCACAGCCTTTTTAAATCAGGAGTACCCCTTTGTGGATGCCCCACAACCCGACCTGATTTTTCTCTCCAATCATCTCCCCGATATGTCGGGAGAAGAAATTATTAAGGGACTCCAACGCGACCGCCGCTTACAGATCATTCCGGTGGCCTTGTTTTCGGAGGAGACTCCACGCCCCTCGAAAAATTTTTCTTTCCCCCCCAATTGCCATCTTTTCAAACGACCGAAAACCTGCGACGAATGGATATATGTGCTGCGATGCATTGAAGATGTCTGGGTTTCGCTCTTAAACATGGCAGGAAAACCCCTCATCTAA
- a CDS encoding 3'(2'),5'-bisphosphate nucleotidase CysQ: MTDYRQELSIIRQALVRASDRLHRIQYEGLAIQIKPDGSPVTNGDLEVNRIVQEALFAVYPDDGWLSEESPDNPIRLKKNRVWILDPIDGTKPFIKNLPQFAISLALIDHGQVSIGIIFNPATREYYCAVRGEPATVNGYPIHVGQATGNRLSFLVNTGPMGRSIIRSWRETANCRPLMGSIAYSLALVAAGQIDGVINFGLQNEWDIAAAVLLVQAAGGIVVDRDLKPIQCNQPQPTVNGIVAARPDAIPAIKHLLGNLPD, translated from the coding sequence ATGACTGATTATCGCCAAGAACTCTCCATCATCCGACAAGCCCTGGTCCGCGCAAGTGATCGCCTTCACAGAATCCAGTATGAAGGATTAGCCATCCAGATCAAGCCGGACGGATCGCCAGTGACCAATGGCGATTTGGAAGTCAATCGTATCGTTCAGGAAGCCTTGTTCGCCGTTTATCCTGATGATGGCTGGCTCTCGGAAGAATCGCCCGACAACCCCATCAGACTGAAAAAAAACCGTGTGTGGATCCTGGATCCCATTGACGGGACCAAACCCTTTATTAAAAATCTCCCACAATTTGCGATCTCCCTGGCGCTCATTGACCATGGACAGGTTTCAATCGGGATTATCTTCAATCCCGCCACCCGGGAATATTATTGTGCCGTACGAGGTGAACCGGCGACCGTAAATGGCTACCCCATTCATGTGGGCCAGGCCACCGGAAACCGCCTGTCGTTCCTGGTGAACACGGGCCCCATGGGCCGCTCGATCATTCGCTCATGGCGAGAAACCGCTAATTGCCGCCCGCTTATGGGTTCCATTGCTTATTCATTGGCACTGGTAGCTGCCGGGCAGATTGACGGAGTGATCAATTTTGGCCTACAAAACGAATGGGATATCGCGGCTGCCGTCCTCCTGGTTCAAGCGGCGGGAGGGATCGTCGTGGACAGAGACCTGAAACCCATTCAATGCAACCAACCTCAGCCCACCGTCAACGGCATCGTCGCCGCTCGCCCCGATGCCATCCCGGCAATCAAGCATCTTCTCGGTAACCTCCCTGACTAG
- a CDS encoding DUF2835 domain-containing protein, with protein MQTVTVRLKISPERFQAYYQGVVESVVAQSIDGRRIQFPARVLRPFVSHQGIQGTFEITFDADLKFHSIRLAQDGR; from the coding sequence ATGCAAACCGTGACCGTGAGGCTGAAAATTTCACCGGAACGCTTTCAGGCCTATTACCAGGGTGTGGTGGAATCTGTGGTGGCACAGTCAATCGATGGTCGGAGGATACAATTTCCCGCCAGAGTGCTTCGTCCCTTTGTCTCGCATCAGGGGATCCAGGGAACCTTTGAGATCACCTTCGATGCCGATTTGAAGTTTCATTCGATTCGTTTGGCACAGGACGGCAGGTGA
- a CDS encoding YqaA family protein, producing MSAAEMTGDEYSLVGLFLSAFLSSTVLPGSSEVVFLILAAQGHLPAWSLLATATAGNTLGGMSSWALGWLIGWWYPLHEFTKPAHHLAVERVRKWGSPVLLLSWVPVIGDPLCIAAGWLRIGWVRALLCIGIGKGCRYMVLFVLLPTSGG from the coding sequence GTGAGCGCAGCCGAAATGACTGGAGATGAGTATTCCCTGGTTGGATTATTTCTGAGTGCGTTTCTTTCCTCAACCGTATTACCGGGTAGCTCTGAGGTCGTCTTCCTCATTTTGGCCGCACAGGGGCATCTTCCGGCCTGGAGTCTGCTTGCCACGGCGACGGCGGGCAATACCCTGGGTGGGATGAGTTCCTGGGCTTTGGGGTGGCTTATCGGGTGGTGGTATCCACTCCATGAGTTCACCAAGCCGGCCCACCATCTTGCCGTGGAACGGGTTCGCAAGTGGGGTAGTCCAGTGCTGTTATTGTCCTGGGTGCCGGTCATTGGGGATCCGCTGTGTATTGCGGCAGGATGGTTGCGGATTGGGTGGGTGCGTGCCCTGTTGTGTATTGGGATTGGCAAAGGGTGCCGGTATATGGTTTTGTTTGTCCTGTTACCCACCAGTGGCGGGTGA
- a CDS encoding DegT/DnrJ/EryC1/StrS family aminotransferase, giving the protein MNVPLLDLKSQYTAIKQDIQVVLEKVCAEQSFILGAQVQSLEENLASYIGTDHAIGVASGSDALLLSLMEVGVQPGDRVVTVPFTFFASAGVISRLHARPVFVDVTPDTFNLDPIRLADSLASDVKAILPVHLFGQCADMETILQIADAQEIPVIEDACQAIGAARNGVRAGAFGRTGGFSFFPSKNLGGFGDGGLITTRDPLVAERLRLLRVHGSRSEYHHHLIGINSRLDALQAAILQVKFQHLAEWTAKRQAHAATYQQMFQTYGLDEHVTVPIVASGNSHVYNQFTVRTRQRDELSAYLTHHGIGNRIYYPVPLHLQECYQDLGYHKGDFPVSEQLSQEVLSLPIYPELTQDQLQYVVDTINAFFHK; this is encoded by the coding sequence GTGAACGTTCCCCTTCTTGATCTGAAATCTCAATACACCGCCATCAAGCAGGATATTCAGGTGGTATTGGAAAAGGTGTGTGCGGAACAAAGTTTTATTCTGGGAGCTCAGGTTCAGAGTCTGGAGGAGAACCTGGCATCATATATCGGCACAGACCATGCGATTGGGGTGGCATCAGGAAGCGATGCGTTATTGTTGTCGTTGATGGAGGTGGGGGTTCAACCGGGCGATCGTGTCGTGACCGTCCCCTTTACATTTTTTGCGTCTGCAGGAGTGATTTCCCGGCTTCATGCGCGACCGGTGTTTGTCGATGTGACGCCTGATACTTTTAATCTCGATCCCATACGGTTAGCGGATAGCCTCGCTTCAGACGTCAAAGCCATTCTTCCGGTTCATCTCTTTGGACAATGCGCGGATATGGAAACGATTCTTCAGATCGCCGATGCACAGGAAATCCCGGTTATTGAAGATGCCTGCCAGGCCATCGGTGCGGCTCGAAACGGTGTCCGGGCCGGAGCCTTCGGACGCACGGGGGGCTTCAGCTTTTTCCCCTCGAAAAATTTAGGGGGATTTGGCGACGGCGGGTTGATTACGACGCGAGACCCACTGGTGGCCGAGCGACTGCGACTTTTGCGTGTGCATGGAAGCCGATCAGAATATCATCATCATTTAATCGGAATAAACAGCCGGTTGGATGCGCTACAAGCGGCCATTCTTCAGGTGAAATTTCAGCATTTGGCTGAGTGGACCGCGAAGCGCCAAGCGCATGCGGCCACTTACCAGCAGATGTTTCAGACATACGGTCTTGATGAGCACGTGACCGTGCCGATCGTGGCATCCGGCAATAGTCATGTTTACAACCAGTTCACCGTTCGCACGCGGCAGCGAGACGAACTCAGTGCCTACCTGACCCACCATGGAATCGGTAATCGCATTTATTATCCTGTCCCCCTTCATCTTCAGGAATGTTACCAGGATCTCGGGTATCATAAAGGCGATTTTCCGGTCTCGGAACAGCTCTCCCAAGAGGTGCTTTCTCTTCCCATCTATCCGGAACTCACCCAGGATCAACTTCAGTATGTGGTCGACACAATCAACGCCTTTTTTCATAAATAG
- a CDS encoding M48 family metallopeptidase: MLFQSRYRIRCCLVSILILAMVLPGLGCTNKSLRPYFSWERDHFKGIKLPSRNEILAKAKNNYTKNFPRPLAVVWQTCLNLAIQGGGILGLNADSDEDYRLLFIASKPLNHQPFLDLKFTGVPQLDYVEAWIAVSARRIDDATTQVAVAWVSPTSGRAANPQEEVSGYDLSDQLIEHSKVATLSMKNYLNALELQLFPESQWTQLLSPPTPQLSLRGDPPKKEIAKPKWYKHATRNGNLQSALKRSRNYVIENDSLTKRMEEILKRLKTSANADFDQRFAVYIYASSYSNAYAAPNGDLFITTGLLRELKDVNELAAVLAHEMDHVLQYDAITRFEDYFYWQNLKFNAIMIGLIAGMTVGIVYDPSYWFSIQKPFSSNTEGSFAGLVATAAMIGGMITTAYPSIEIGELAVRDYSMEQELRADRYGTKYLWRAGYPPDSWLKVLKRRSKSESHR, encoded by the coding sequence TTGTTATTCCAATCCCGATACCGTATTCGCTGCTGTCTTGTTTCCATTCTGATCTTGGCCATGGTCTTGCCTGGGTTGGGATGCACCAATAAATCACTCAGGCCCTATTTTTCCTGGGAACGCGATCATTTTAAAGGAATCAAATTGCCCAGCAGAAATGAAATTCTTGCTAAAGCAAAAAACAACTACACGAAGAATTTCCCCCGACCCTTGGCGGTGGTGTGGCAAACCTGCCTTAATCTTGCCATTCAGGGTGGTGGGATATTGGGACTTAACGCCGACTCTGATGAGGACTACCGGCTGCTTTTCATAGCGAGTAAGCCACTAAACCACCAACCATTTCTCGACCTCAAGTTTACAGGAGTGCCGCAGCTAGATTACGTAGAAGCTTGGATCGCTGTGAGCGCGCGCAGAATTGATGATGCCACAACGCAGGTGGCAGTTGCGTGGGTATCGCCAACTTCAGGTAGAGCGGCTAATCCACAAGAGGAAGTAAGTGGTTATGATTTGTCTGACCAGTTGATCGAGCACAGCAAAGTGGCTACCCTTTCAATGAAGAATTATCTTAACGCCCTTGAACTGCAATTGTTTCCAGAAAGCCAGTGGACACAACTTCTTTCTCCTCCAACTCCCCAACTCTCATTGAGAGGCGATCCACCCAAAAAAGAAATTGCCAAACCAAAGTGGTATAAGCATGCGACACGCAATGGGAACCTGCAGTCGGCCTTAAAAAGAAGTAGAAATTACGTCATTGAAAATGACTCACTCACAAAACGCATGGAAGAAATCTTAAAACGTTTGAAAACCAGCGCCAACGCCGATTTTGATCAGCGCTTCGCTGTCTATATATATGCTTCAAGTTACAGTAATGCCTATGCAGCACCTAACGGTGACCTATTCATCACTACTGGCCTGCTGAGAGAGCTGAAAGACGTAAACGAACTTGCAGCAGTCTTGGCTCATGAGATGGATCATGTATTGCAGTATGATGCAATAACCCGTTTTGAAGATTACTTCTACTGGCAAAATCTTAAGTTTAATGCCATTATGATAGGACTAATCGCCGGCATGACAGTTGGAATTGTATATGACCCCAGTTACTGGTTCTCAATTCAAAAACCCTTCAGTTCCAATACTGAGGGATCGTTCGCAGGACTAGTTGCCACTGCTGCGATGATAGGTGGGATGATCACAACAGCCTACCCAAGCATCGAAATAGGGGAACTCGCCGTTCGCGATTACTCAATGGAGCAGGAGTTACGAGCCGATCGATACGGGACAAAATATCTCTGGCGCGCTGGTTATCCACCGGATAGTTGGCTTAAAGTTCTTAAAAGAAGGAGTAAATCAGAGAGTCATAGATGA
- the queF gene encoding preQ(1) synthase, with translation MKKSHISSKSGYSERHAKSGIADKLPKIETWPNQYPGYEITIEIPEYTAICPKTGLPDFGTIRLTYVPDKSCLELKSLKTYIHAYRNLGIFYENAVNRILADFVKACRPVSATVTGEFTARGGLRSVIRASYP, from the coding sequence ATGAAAAAATCGCACATTTCTTCAAAATCAGGCTATTCGGAACGGCATGCCAAGAGCGGGATTGCCGATAAATTGCCAAAAATCGAAACCTGGCCGAACCAATATCCAGGCTACGAAATTACCATTGAAATTCCTGAATATACGGCTATTTGTCCCAAAACAGGACTCCCTGATTTTGGCACAATCCGGTTGACCTATGTGCCGGACAAATCCTGTCTTGAGTTAAAATCCCTCAAAACCTATATCCACGCCTATCGAAACCTGGGCATCTTTTATGAAAATGCGGTCAACAGAATCCTGGCCGATTTCGTCAAAGCCTGTCGTCCGGTCTCAGCAACTGTGACTGGGGAATTCACTGCCAGAGGCGGACTCCGCAGCGTCATCCGAGCCAGCTATCCTTAG
- a CDS encoding thiamine pyrophosphate-binding protein has protein sequence MSSITVLEADDFVKGLQGIGFDFFTGVPDTILGGIIAHLTEERLYTPAVREDEAVAMAAGAYLGGKIPVVLMQNSGLGNALNVLASLNLIYQIPCLLLVSWRGFEGKDAPEHLVMGETMTTLLDTVRIPHRTLSQKTIVEDLKWTATTFMEKRIPVALLLKKGIVKTIQP, from the coding sequence ATGAGCAGTATCACGGTGTTGGAAGCTGACGATTTTGTGAAAGGCCTGCAAGGCATTGGATTCGATTTTTTTACCGGTGTACCGGATACGATTTTGGGGGGCATTATTGCCCATTTGACGGAAGAACGGTTGTATACCCCGGCAGTTCGTGAAGATGAGGCTGTGGCGATGGCCGCAGGAGCCTACCTGGGTGGGAAAATTCCGGTAGTCTTGATGCAAAATTCCGGATTAGGTAATGCGCTGAATGTTCTGGCTTCTCTCAATTTGATTTATCAGATTCCCTGTTTGCTGTTGGTTTCCTGGCGTGGCTTCGAGGGCAAAGACGCACCTGAACACCTGGTCATGGGGGAAACCATGACGACGCTTTTGGATACGGTACGGATTCCCCACAGGACGTTGTCCCAGAAGACAATTGTGGAGGATCTGAAATGGACAGCCACAACCTTTATGGAGAAGCGGATCCCTGTCGCCCTATTGCTGAAAAAGGGCATCGTGAAAACCATTCAGCCCTAG
- a CDS encoding thiamine pyrophosphate-dependent enzyme, giving the protein MIGPEEGVMQSRAQAMAAMLELMTDQLLIVCNGFPSREACKLRDRPQNFYMIGSMGATAGIGLGLALAQPEKTVVVFDGDGNVLMSLGTLATISALRPKNLIHVVFDNEVYGTTGNQPTYSRVVGLDKMAKAAGYKNVERVWEREDIVYEFKAMLEDDGPSFLLVKVNEQLEDADRIALSPAELTKRFKGSVT; this is encoded by the coding sequence ATGATTGGACCTGAAGAAGGGGTCATGCAGAGCCGGGCGCAGGCGATGGCGGCCATGTTGGAACTGATGACCGATCAACTGCTTATTGTGTGCAACGGGTTTCCGTCACGTGAAGCCTGTAAACTCCGTGATCGGCCTCAAAATTTTTATATGATTGGCTCGATGGGCGCGACGGCGGGCATCGGATTAGGATTGGCTCTGGCCCAGCCAGAAAAAACGGTGGTAGTCTTTGATGGCGACGGAAATGTGCTGATGAGTCTTGGCACGTTGGCCACGATTAGTGCGTTGCGGCCGAAAAATCTCATTCATGTGGTCTTTGATAATGAGGTGTATGGGACCACCGGAAATCAGCCCACCTATTCCAGGGTTGTCGGCCTGGATAAAATGGCCAAAGCGGCAGGATACAAGAATGTTGAGCGAGTTTGGGAGCGAGAAGATATTGTGTATGAGTTCAAGGCCATGTTAGAGGATGACGGGCCGAGTTTTTTGTTGGTCAAGGTGAATGAACAGCTTGAAGATGCGGATCGGATTGCCTTGAGTCCGGCTGAGCTGACGAAACGGTTTAAGGGGAGTGTCACCTAA
- a CDS encoding pyridoxal-phosphate-dependent aminotransferase family protein, translating to MILFNPGPVNVSERVRQALLQPDICHRESEFSELLADIRQKLLKVFVPGEEDEYTAIVLTGSGTAAVEAALMSSIPTGKRAMVINNGVYGQRMSSMVATQRLGTPDLKYDWGIVPDPQTIDLALKQHPEVHTVAMVHHETTLGLINPVKEVAEVVDRYNRVFMVDSVSGLGGEALDIAGNKLYMVAGAAQKCIQGFPGAAFVLVRKGFMERMMKYPKRSWYLNLANYYEEQERGTIPFTPAVQVYYAFREAINELLEEGLDNRIQRFKGYATTIRTRLEEWGVKPVLAPTLQSNTLTAFYLPEGCAYQGLHDELKRAGYVIYAGQGQLEEKVFRIANIGALTNQNIEGFLSAFQSILSGARA from the coding sequence ATGATTTTATTCAATCCCGGTCCCGTCAATGTGTCTGAAAGAGTCCGTCAGGCTTTACTTCAACCGGATATCTGTCATCGAGAGTCGGAGTTTTCGGAACTATTGGCAGATATTCGGCAAAAATTGCTGAAGGTCTTCGTTCCTGGTGAAGAAGATGAGTACACCGCGATCGTGTTGACGGGTTCTGGCACGGCGGCTGTGGAAGCGGCGTTAATGTCCAGCATCCCTACCGGCAAGCGGGCGATGGTGATTAACAACGGGGTGTATGGCCAACGGATGTCTTCCATGGTGGCAACACAGCGTTTGGGTACGCCGGACTTAAAGTATGACTGGGGAATCGTACCGGATCCGCAGACGATTGATTTGGCGCTAAAGCAACATCCGGAAGTGCACACCGTCGCCATGGTGCACCATGAAACGACCCTGGGGTTGATTAATCCGGTGAAGGAAGTTGCGGAGGTCGTGGACCGGTATAATCGGGTCTTTATGGTGGACTCTGTGAGCGGGCTGGGAGGAGAGGCCCTGGATATTGCCGGAAATAAATTATACATGGTTGCGGGGGCCGCTCAGAAATGTATTCAAGGTTTTCCAGGTGCCGCGTTTGTGTTGGTCCGCAAAGGCTTTATGGAGCGGATGATGAAATATCCCAAGCGGTCCTGGTATTTGAATTTGGCTAATTATTATGAAGAACAGGAGCGGGGGACGATTCCCTTTACTCCGGCCGTGCAGGTTTATTATGCGTTCCGCGAAGCGATTAATGAACTCTTAGAAGAAGGCCTCGACAACCGGATTCAACGATTTAAGGGCTATGCCACCACCATTCGGACGCGTCTGGAAGAGTGGGGCGTCAAGCCGGTACTGGCTCCCACGCTTCAAAGTAATACCTTAACCGCCTTTTATCTGCCTGAAGGGTGTGCCTACCAAGGGCTGCATGACGAATTAAAACGAGCCGGATACGTGATCTATGCCGGGCAGGGGCAATTGGAAGAGAAAGTGTTCCGTATTGCCAATATTGGTGCCTTGACCAATCAGAATATCGAAGGATTCCTCTCCGCTTTTCAGTCCATACTTTCGGGAGCCAGAGCGTGA
- a CDS encoding phosphocholine cytidylyltransferase family protein, which translates to MKAIIFAAGVGKRLQGVTEGRPKCLIDLCGRTLLSRHVEALGQSGVSQVVVVVGYAQNHIREAMAADPFVQEVRWVVNEQFTRGSITSLWAARSEMDDDVVLMDADVLYAPSILARLVRSPFPTALLMDETVKQESEECMIAAKAGRVLTLSKSLPSAYDEAGEGVGFLKVQEQDIPALLQSVQAYVAVGALDMEYEDALKEFFEKVPVGYEKIGGLPWIEIDFPEDIARAESEILPAVIRLEENTRATTLRP; encoded by the coding sequence GTGAAGGCAATTATTTTTGCAGCGGGTGTGGGGAAACGGTTGCAGGGTGTGACAGAAGGGCGACCGAAATGCCTCATCGATCTTTGCGGAAGGACTTTATTATCCCGGCATGTCGAAGCTCTAGGGCAATCGGGTGTATCCCAGGTGGTGGTGGTGGTGGGGTACGCTCAGAATCATATTCGAGAAGCCATGGCCGCTGACCCCTTTGTTCAAGAGGTCAGATGGGTGGTGAATGAACAGTTTACTCGTGGGAGCATCACGTCATTGTGGGCGGCACGGTCTGAAATGGACGATGATGTTGTGCTCATGGATGCCGATGTTCTTTACGCCCCATCGATTCTGGCTCGTTTGGTTCGTTCTCCCTTTCCGACCGCCTTGTTAATGGATGAGACGGTAAAGCAGGAATCGGAAGAGTGTATGATTGCCGCGAAGGCCGGTCGAGTCCTCACCTTAAGTAAAAGCCTGCCATCTGCCTATGATGAGGCCGGCGAAGGGGTCGGGTTTCTCAAAGTCCAAGAACAGGATATTCCAGCACTGTTGCAATCGGTTCAAGCCTATGTTGCAGTTGGAGCGCTTGATATGGAATATGAGGACGCGCTAAAAGAGTTTTTTGAGAAGGTGCCGGTGGGATACGAAAAAATCGGAGGTCTTCCGTGGATAGAAATTGATTTCCCTGAAGATATAGCTCGGGCGGAGTCTGAGATCTTGCCCGCCGTGATACGCTTAGAGGAGAATACCAGGGCCACCACACTGAGACCGTAG